The Oscarella lobularis chromosome 12, ooOscLobu1.1, whole genome shotgun sequence genome window below encodes:
- the LOC136193731 gene encoding uncharacterized protein, which produces MREGPFVPLILYCASLLLSDRCVDADVAVVTSNDCLEPIRNWCRLTWKWAGNRPQARTQFAVATYQRYQNASAPALTRILIYGGLAGNTQMIDSWIYSHGTNSWTPATLPITYNNWDIEHGGNWQSSLTTICHTKIILLRHPKKPSLYRQLINRQLDEITKTQYHTWLFDGAREEWQIVYTASPVPNLLDYSVSAVSREESLCHCKESLLVYGGLNFSSSTWTNDLWELRCVDDSDFLIYRWRRIQKKSPTSLWPPMRANPISFSIEAEVYILGSYIPKSPLRRKRNVMDGVWKFDLQTSTWTLHDTPHFDSSINLVRSVAVFVKQAGVLMLLDKKMVTVYDVAKRSIASSNIGGWYDKCDIVVEKSSAIGVTGIATEEIVLLLGSIRHSDSLEAWKINKTLLENENTTIDASRESTLNISVDGIDQPELYPSTLTLLRYGFDYYAATALFAGDFVFVMNTEDSQFWRLDLEKKMWTKYDHDREPDFTDAAVAAFGNNHLVAFAKEKRLKTLKYELWIYTASLRLWTNTLQQSGHRPLNERYWTLTLMQNKSLVLFGSEGNLADLYILTINLSTMTAAWHRPITAPKPSTDMLAYLSLMYFYSAQGIHSSVVNDTLYVYGGFFYEKMCNVSMIQIHLDTTEASFQSFKQLHSSKGANDCFVQSAVIGNYFFYATTKIFIDVSLDGNLKILDLWSGHQDVVNWNGYTASNFLYLEADHEKLVAWVSSLAEEPAWSLYMLTPGCAPGMYSEDFERYPCRPCPQGMFSDKPGAIKCVKCPGDMTTPLGSISIENCTCDENACYHGKCSIQSDYTTVCVCNSGYTGKSCQYPTQFLIGFGSVIGTLVLVAFLYCANRIRKHRKAASSRGEQLQETQIVLKKAKQTLMELSNIWSVDTEEIAFKNVIGRGSFGDVWSAEYRDQIVAVKVLKIKAVDCTDEQLKDFNDESELLRSVFHANIVRFIGTGKNAEGKPFIVLEYMERGSARHELDTNYAHTPMELKLQVKWALDAAKGMRHLHAIERMHRDLKCDNLLINNHGVVKVADLGCTKLVPKIIEGHNITKGTKAVGTALFRAPEIIRGQDYDSSVDVYSYGITLWEIQTAKHPYDKQFQPGVTARDILKRVVEEELRPEFPTYCDKDMIELTQSCWHTSPFQRPTFDDIVLKLEAICFRDQIDLK; this is translated from the exons ATGCGAGAGGGGCCGTTTGTTCCGCTCATACTCTACTGTGCGTCTCTTTTGCTCTCTGACCGCTGCGTTGATGCTGACGTTGCAGTGGTAACAAGCAACGACTGCTTAGAACCGATCAGAAATTGGTGCAGATTAACTTGGAAATGGGCTGGAAACAGGCCCCAAGCGAGAACCCAATTTGCCGTGGCCACGTATCAAAGATATCAAAATGCATCCGCACCCGCCCTGACTCGAATTCTCATCTACGGCGGCCTAGCTGGCAATACGCAGATGATTGATTCGTGGATATACTCTCACGGGACAAATTCGTGGACACCTGCAACGCTCCCGATCACGTACAACAACTGGGATATCGAACACGGGGGCAACTGGCAAAGCTCTCTGACGACAATTTGCCAcacaaaaataattttgctTAGACATCCAAAGAAGCCTTCGCTGTATAGGCAACTAATAAATCGTCAATTGGACGAAATAACTAAAACGCAATACCATACTTGGTTGTTTGACGGTGCGAGGGAAGAGTGGCAAATCGTCTATACAGCTTCACCTGTTCCCAATCTCCTAGATTATTCAGTTTCCGCCGTttcaagagaagaaagcctGTGCCACTGCAAGGAATCTCTACTAGTATACGGTGGCCtgaatttctcctcttctacATGGACTAACGATTTGTGGGAGCTGCGATGCGTTGACGATAGCGACTTCTTAATTTACAGATGGAgaagaattcaaaaaaaatcgccCACTTCATTGTGGCCGCCGATGCGAGCCAATCCCATCTCTTTCTCAATTGAAGCCGAAGTGTACATACTAGGCAGCTACATTCCAAAGTCACCattgcgaagaaaaagaaacgtgaTGGACGGCGTTTGGAAATTTGATCTACAAACGTCAACGTGGACTTTGCACGACACACCACATTTTGATAGCTCCATCAATTTAGTTCGAAGCGTGGCAGTTTTTGTGAAACAAGCCGGAGTTTTAATGCTgctagacaaaaaaatggTTACAGTCTATGACGTTGCTAAAAGAAGCATAGCATCTTCAAACATAGGCGGCTGGTACGATAAATGTGATATCGTAGTAGAAAAAAGCTCTGCTATCGGAGTGACTGGCATTGCTactgaagaaatcgttttgctGTTAGGGTCAATTAGGCATTCAGACAGCTTGGAAGCGTGGAAAATTAACAAAACGTTActggaaaacgaaaacacaACGATTGACGCTAGCAGAGAAAGCACATTAAACATTTCTGTCGATGGAATAGATCAGCCTGAATTATATCCCTCGACTTTGACGCTACTCAGATATGGTTTTGACTATTACGCCGCAACAGCACTTTTTGCTGgcgacttcgttttcgttatGAATACTGAAGATTCTCAATTTTGGAGACTGGacttagagaagaaaatgtgGACGAAGTACGACCATGACAGGGAACCGGACTTTACTGATGCGGCCGTTGCTGCTTTCGGAAATAACCATCTTGTTGCCtttgcgaaagaaaaaagactaaAAACATTAAAATACGAGCTATGGATCTACACAGCTAGTTTGAGACTATGGACAAACACGTTGCAGCAGTCCGGACATAGACCACTGAACGAACGTTATTGGACATTGACGCTCATGCAAAACAAATCGCTCGTCTTATTTGGCAGCGAAGGCAACCTTGCTGATCTCTACATTTTGACAATAAATCTATCCACGATGACTGCCGCGTGGCATCGCCCAATTACCGCGCCTAAACCGAGCACGGACATGCTGGCTTATCTGTCTCTGATGTACTTCTATTCTGCGCAAGGAATTCATTCGTCAGTCGTAAACGACACGTTATACGTTTATGGGGGATTTTTTTACGAGAAAATGTGTAACGTGAGTATGATACAGATACATTTAGACACAACTGAAGCTTCTTTTCAATCATTTAAGCAACTGCACAGTTCTAAAGGAGCTAACGATTGCTTTGTGCAGAGCGCAGTAATTGGCAACTACTTTTTCTATGCAACAACGAAGATTTTCATAGACGTAAGCCTTGATGGAAATCTAAAAATACTTGATCTTTGGAGCGGCCATCAGGATGTAGTAAACTGGAACGGATATACTGCGTCAAACTTCCTCTACCTTGAAGCTGATCATGAAAAACTTGTGGCATGGGTTTCTTCGCTTGCAGAGGAACCGGCTTGGTCTCTCTACATGTTGACACCAGGTTGCGCCCCTGGAATGTACAGTGAAGATTTCGAAAGATATCCATGCCGTCCGTGCCCTCAAGGCATGTTCAGTGACAAACCAGGTGCAATAAAATGCGTGAAATGCCCTGGAGACATGACTACGCCGTTGGGGTCAATATCCATAGAAAATTGCACTTGTGATGAGAATGCCTGTTATCATGGGAAATGCTCAATTCAATCAGATTACACAACAGTGTGCGTATGCAACTCGGGATATACGGGAAAAAGTTGCCAATATCCTACGCAGTTTCTCATCGGTTTTGGATCAGTGATTGGTACACTTGTACTTGTTGCCTTTCTCTATTGTGCTAATCGAATAAGAAAACATCGAAAAGCGGCATCGAGTAGAGGTGAACAACTGCAAGAAACACAAATTGTGCtaaagaaagcgaagcaaACGTTGATGGAGTTGTCTAACATATGGTCAGTTGATACCGAGGAAATAGCTTTCAAGAACGTGATTGGGCGTGGATCGTTTGGCGACGTTTGGAGTGCCGAGTATCGCGATCAGATCGTCGCTGTCAAAGTGCTCAAAATTAAAGCGGTCGATTGCACTGACGAACAACTGAAAGACTTTAATGACGAAAGCGAACTATTGCGATCGGTCTTTCACGCAAATATTGTCCGCTTTATCGGAACGGGTAAAAACGCCGAAGGCAAGCCATTCATTGTGCTCGAGTATATGGAACGAGGATCTGCGCGACACGAGTTAGACACCAACTACGCTCACACGCCAATGGAATTGAAACTTCAAGTCAAATGGGCTCTGGATGCAGCGAAGGGTATGCGCCATCTGCACGCAATCGAACGAATGCATAGAGATCTCAAGTGCGACAACTTGCTCATCAATAATCATGGAGTTGTCAAAGTGGCTGATTTGGGATGCACAAAACTCGTACCAAAGATCATCGAGGGTCACAACATTACGAAAGGGACAAAGGCAGTGGGAACGGCTTTATTCAGAGCCCCCGAGATTATTCGCGGACAAGACTACGACTCGTCTGTGGACGTGTACAGCTACGGAATTACCTTGTGGGAAATCCAAACAGCGAAGCATCCTTATGACAAGCAGTTCCAGCCGGGCGTCACGGCGAGAGATATTCTAAAGCGAGTCGTAGAAGAAGAACTTCGTCCTGAGTTTCCCACCTATTGCGACAAAGACATGATCGAACTGACTCAGTCATGCTGGCACACAAGTCCCTTTCAGCGACCTACGTTTGACGACATTGTTCTCAAATTGGAGGCGATATGTTTTCGCGACCAAATCG ATCTCAAGTGA